A portion of the Drosophila sechellia strain sech25 chromosome 2R, ASM438219v1, whole genome shotgun sequence genome contains these proteins:
- the LOC6609005 gene encoding centrosomin isoform X1, with product MDQSKQVLRDYCGDGNGTCTSSLKEITLIETVTSFLEENGASEIDKRVLRKLAEALSKSIDDTSPGALQDVTMENSYASFDVPRPPGGGNSPLPPQGRSVRELEEQMSALRKENFNLKLRIYFLEEGQPGARADSSSDSLSKQLIDAKIEIATLRKTIDVKMELLKDAARAISHHEELQRKADLESQAIIDELQEQINAYQVAESGGQPVENIARTRKILSLESEVQRLEEELVNSEARNVAARNELEFMLAERMESLTACEGKIQELAIKNSELVERIEKETASAESSNANRDLGAQLADKICELQDAQEKLKERERIHEQACRTIQKLMQKLSSQEKEIKKLNQENEQSANKENDCAKTVISPSSSGRSMSDNEASSHEMSTNLRVRYELKIKEQEEKIKQLETEVKKKTANLQNLVNKELWEKNREVERLTKLLANQQKTLPQISEESAGEADLQQSFTEAEYMRTLERNKLLQRKVDVLFQRLADDQQNSAVIGQLRLELQQARTEVETADKWRLECVDVCSVLTNRLEELAGFLNSLLKHKDVLGVLAADRRNAMRKAVDRSLDLSKSLNMTLNITATSLADQSLAQLCNLSEILYTEGDASHKTFNSHEELHAATSMAPTVENLKAENKALKKELEKRRSSEGQRKERRSLPLPSQQLDNQSESEAWSEPDRKVSLARIGLDETSNSLAAPEQAVSESESEGRTCATRQDRNRNSERIAQLEEQISQKDERMLNVQCQMVELDNRYKQEQLRCLDITQQLEQLRVINEALTADLQAIGSHEEERMVELQRQLELKNEQIDQLKLAHSTLTADSQITDMELQALQQQMQEIEQQHADSVETLQSQLQKLKLDAEQQLAEHERLHREALERDWVALTTYQEQAQQLLELQRSLDYHQENEKELKQTLVEYELATRALKKQLDESTLQASKAVMERTKAYNDKLQLEKRSEELRLQLEALKKEQQKLLQKRSNSSDVSQSGYTSEEVAVPMGPPSGQATTCKQAAAAVVGQRVNTSSPDLGIESDAGRISSVEVSNAQRAMLKTVEMKTEGSASTRAKSEESTSPDSKSNVATGGAATVHDCAKVDLENAELRRKLIRTKRAFEDTYEKLRMANKAKAQVEKDIKNQILKTHNVLRNVRSNMENEL from the exons ATGGACCAGTCTAAGCAGGTTTTGCGGGACTATTGCGGCGACGGCAATGGTACCTGTACATCGTCCTTGAAGGAAATCACTTTGATTGAGACCGTGACCAGTTTTCTGGAGGAGAATGGCGCCTCCGAAATCGACAAAAGGGTCCTGCGCAAACTGGCCGAGGCGCTGTCCAAAAGCATAGACGA CACCAGTCCGGGAGCCCTGCAAGATGTCACCATGGAGAACTCAT ATGCCAGTTTTGACGTTCCGCGACCTCCAGGTGGCGGCAACTCTCCCTTGCCGCCGCAGGGTCGCTCTGTGCGCGAGTTGGAGGAGCAGATGTCCGCGCTGCGTAAGGAGAACTTCAATCTAAAGCTGCGCATCTACTTCCTGGAGGAGGGTCAGCCGGGTGCCCGAGCAGACAGTTCCTCAGACTCCTTAAGCAAACAGCTCATCGATGCCAAGATCGAAATCGCGACGTTGAGAAAAACCATCGATGTAAAGATGGAGCTGCTCAAGGATGCCGCTCGAGCCATTTCTCACCACGAGGAATTGCAGCGCAAAGCGGACTTAGAAAGCCAGGCAATAATCGACGAGTTGCAAGAGCAAATAAACGCCTATCAG GTGGCGGAGTCTGGTGGTCAACCTGTCGAAAATATTGCTAGAACCAGGAAAATTCTGAGCCTTGAATCGGAGGTGCAGAGATTGGAGGAGGAACTGGTGAATAGCGAAGCTCGTAACGTAGCGGCCCGGAACGAGCTGGAATTCATGTTGGCCGAGCGCATGGAATCCCTAACAGCCTGTGAGGGCAAGATTCAAGAGCTGGCCATCAAGAATTCCGAACTGGTAGAGCGTATTGAAAAGGAAACAGCATCCGCCGAGTCATCCAAC GCCAATCGAGATCTTGGCGCCCAACTTGCGGATAAGATTTGCGAGCTGCAGGACGCCCAGGAGAAGCTCAAGGAGCGCGAACGCATCCACGAGCAGGCGTGCCGCACCATTCAGAAGCTGATGCAAAAGCTGAGCAGCCAAGAGAAGGAGATAAAGAAACTTAATCAGGAGAACGAACAGTCGGCAAACAAGGAG AACGACTGCGCTAAGACGGTAATTTCGCCATCCTCCAGCGGCCGTTCCATGAGTGACAACGAGGCCAGCTCCCACGAAATGTCCACCAACCTCAGGGTGCGCTACGAACTAAAGATCAAAGAGCAGGAGGAGAAGATAAAGCAGTTGGAGACGGAAGTAAAGAAGAAGACTGCGAATCTGCAAAACCTGGTCAACAAGGAGCTATGGGAGAAAAATCGCGAGGTGGAGCGCCTCACTAAGCTGTTGGCTAACCAACAGAAGACATTGCCGCAGATAAGCGAGGAATCTGCCGGAGAAGCAGATCTGCAGCAATCCTTCACGGAGGCGGAGTACATGAGGACATTGGAGCGAAACAAGCTGCTGCAGCGAAAGGTGGATGTGCTCTTCCAGCGCCTGGCAGACGATCAACAGAACAGTGCTGTGATTGGCCAGTTGCGTTTAGAACTTCAACAAGCTCGCACGGAAGTTGAGACGGCGGATAAGTGGCGTCTTGAATGCGTCGATGTCTGCAGTGTGCTGACGAACCGATTGGAGGAGCTGGCTGGTTTCCTCAACTCTCTGCTGAAGCACAAAGATGTTCTTGGCGTGTTGGCCGCAGATCGACGCAATGCCATGCGTAAGGCTGTGGATCGCAGCTTGGATCTTTCCAAGAGTCTTAATATGACTCTGAATATAACAGCTACATCCTTGGCTGACCAAAGCCTCGCTCAGCTGTGCAATCTATCCGAGATCCTGTACACCGAAGGCGATGCAAGCCACAAAACTTTCAATTCACACGAGGAGCTGCACGCCGCTACTTCGATGGCTCCGACTGTAGAGAACTTAAAGGCCGAGAACAAGGCTCTGAAAAAAGAGTTGGAAAAGCGACGCAGCTCAGAAGGACAGAGAAAGGAGCGCCGCTCCTTACCGCTGCCCTCTCAACAGTTGGATAACCAGAGCGAGTCAGAGGCCTGGTCAGAGCCTGACCGCAAGGTTTCGTTGGCACGCATTGGCCTGGACGAAACCTCCAACAGCTTGGCGGCGCCTGAGCAGGCGGTCAGCGAGTCGGAGAGCGAGGGAAGAACCTGCGCTACCCGTCAGGATCGCAATCGCAACAGCGAGCGTATTGCCCAGCTGGAGGAGCAAATTTCCCAGAAAGACGAACGTATGCTTAATGTGCAATGCCAAATGGTTGAGCTGGACAATCGATATAAGCAGGAGCAATTGCGCTGCCTGGATATCACTCAACAATTGGAGCAATTGCGAGTTATCAACGAAGCTCTGACTGCGGACCTTCAAGCTATAGGATCACACGAAGAGGAACGCATGGTCGAGTTGCAACGCCAGCTGGAGCTTAAGAACGAGCAGATTGATCAACTAAAACTGGCCCACAGCACTCTGACGGCAGATTCGCAGATAACCGATATGGAACTGCAGGCATTGCAGCAGCAAATGCAGGAAATAGAGCAGCAGCACGCCGATTCAGTGGAAACCCTGCAATCTCAGCTACAAAAACTCAAACTAGATGCCGAGCAGCAGCTAGCAGAGCACGAGCGCCTGCATCGCGAGGCTCTGGAACGCGACTGGGTGGCACTGACCACTTACCAGGAGCAGGCTCAACAGTTGTTGGAACTGCAACGATCCCTGGACTATCACCAAGAAAACGAGAAGGAGCTGAAGCAGACGCTTGTCGAGTACGAGCTGGCCACGCGGGCCCTCAAAAAGCAGCTGGACGAAAGCACTCTGCAGGCATCCAAGGCGGTGATGGAGCGCACGAAGGCCTACAACGACAAGCTGCAATTGGAGAAGCGTTCCGAGGAGTTGAGGCTGCAACTGGAGGCGCTCAAGAAAGAGCAGCAAAAGCTGCTGCAGAAGCGCTCCAACAGCAGCGACGTTTCCCAGTCCGGTTACACATCCGAAGAGGTGGCGGTGCCCATGGGGCCACCCTCGGGTCAGGCTACAACGTGCAAGCAGGCCGCTGCCGCAGTGGTGGGCCAGAGGGTGAACACATCATCTCCCGATCTGGGCATAGAAAGCGATGCCGGCAGAATATCCAGCGTAGAAGTATCCAACGCCCAGCGAGCGATGCTCAAGACTGTAGAGATGAAAACGGAGGGGTCAGCGAGCACAAGGGCAAAGTCAGAGG AATCTACTTCACCGGACAGCAAGAGCAACGTGGCAACTGGTGGTGCAGCCACAGTACACGACTGTGCCAAGGTAGATCTTGAAAACGCCGAGTTGCGGCGCAAACTAATCCGCACCAAGCGCGCATTTGAAGACACCTACGAAAAGTTGCGTATGGCTAACAAAGCAAAAGCACAAGTTGAGAAAGACATCAAAAATCAAATACTAAAAACGCACAATGTGCTGCGAAACGTTCGCTCAAACATGGAGAATGAGTTATAA
- the LOC6609005 gene encoding centrosomin isoform X6: protein MNSNRSSSSQNSRNLKIFNASFDVPRPPGGGNSPLPPQGRSVRELEEQMSALRKENFNLKLRIYFLEEGQPGARADSSSDSLSKQLIDAKIEIATLRKTIDVKMELLKDAARAISHHEELQRKADLESQAIIDELQEQINAYQVAESGGQPVENIARTRKILSLESEVQRLEEELVNSEARNVAARNELEFMLAERMESLTACEGKIQELAIKNSELVERIEKETASAESSNKDIDSLKVEIEVCRKENQELVTSIRSLKHDMKRQARSMKEAANTMDVQRHSIQLLEATIKRKEKSCGSMQKNVLNYEALIAKLNAELETMRQQNLYFRELSENLQQKEVRQLDRGVATVQPMRMKADAGCFVWESGTIVAQEPLPLERQSAAATNNVSVSAVRLSSGPPPDQTYPVNGHDGAKYGVLQLFAAKLHWIPAVPLALGHIALKIIFLAMRVHSCLQIAHIPLNANRDLGAQLADKICELQDAQEKLKERERIHEQACRTIQKLMQKLSSQEKEIKKLNQENEQSANKENDCAKTVISPSSSGRSMSDNEASSHEMSTNLRVRYELKIKEQEEKIKQLETEVKKKTANLQNLVNKELWEKNREVERLTKLLANQQKTLPQISEESAGEADLQQSFTEAEYMRTLERNKLLQRKVDVLFQRLADDQQNSAVIGQLRLELQQARTEVETADKWRLECVDVCSVLTNRLEELAGFLNSLLKHKDVLGVLAADRRNAMRKAVDRSLDLSKSLNMTLNITATSLADQSLAQLCNLSEILYTEGDASHKTFNSHEELHAATSMAPTVENLKAENKALKKELEKRRSSEGQRKERRSLPLPSQQLDNQSESEAWSEPDRKVSLARIGLDETSNSLAAPEQAVSESESEGRTCATRQDRNRNSERIAQLEEQISQKDERMLNVQCQMVELDNRYKQEQLRCLDITQQLEQLRVINEALTADLQAIGSHEEERMVELQRQLELKNEQIDQLKLAHSTLTADSQITDMELQALQQQMQEIEQQHADSVETLQSQLQKLKLDAEQQLAEHERLHREALERDWVALTTYQEQAQQLLELQRSLDYHQENEKELKQTLVEYELATRALKKQLDESTLQASKAVMERTKAYNDKLQLEKRSEELRLQLEALKKEQQKLLQKRSNSSDVSQSGYTSEEVAVPMGPPSGQATTCKQAAAAVVGQRVNTSSPDLGIESDAGRISSVEVSNAQRAMLKTVEMKTEGSASTRAKSEESTSPDSKSNVATGGAATVHDCAKVDLENAELRRKLIRTKRAFEDTYEKLRMANKAKAQVEKDIKNQILKTHNVLRNVRSNMENEL from the exons ATGAATAGTAATCGTTCATCGTCCTCGCAGAATTCGAGAAATCTAAAGATTTTTA ATGCCAGTTTTGACGTTCCGCGACCTCCAGGTGGCGGCAACTCTCCCTTGCCGCCGCAGGGTCGCTCTGTGCGCGAGTTGGAGGAGCAGATGTCCGCGCTGCGTAAGGAGAACTTCAATCTAAAGCTGCGCATCTACTTCCTGGAGGAGGGTCAGCCGGGTGCCCGAGCAGACAGTTCCTCAGACTCCTTAAGCAAACAGCTCATCGATGCCAAGATCGAAATCGCGACGTTGAGAAAAACCATCGATGTAAAGATGGAGCTGCTCAAGGATGCCGCTCGAGCCATTTCTCACCACGAGGAATTGCAGCGCAAAGCGGACTTAGAAAGCCAGGCAATAATCGACGAGTTGCAAGAGCAAATAAACGCCTATCAG GTGGCGGAGTCTGGTGGTCAACCTGTCGAAAATATTGCTAGAACCAGGAAAATTCTGAGCCTTGAATCGGAGGTGCAGAGATTGGAGGAGGAACTGGTGAATAGCGAAGCTCGTAACGTAGCGGCCCGGAACGAGCTGGAATTCATGTTGGCCGAGCGCATGGAATCCCTAACAGCCTGTGAGGGCAAGATTCAAGAGCTGGCCATCAAGAATTCCGAACTGGTAGAGCGTATTGAAAAGGAAACAGCATCCGCCGAGTCATCCAAC AAGGACATAGACTCTCTTAAGGTTGAAATAGAAGTCTGTAGGAAGGAGAATCAGGAACTGGTGACCTCCATTCGATCCCTAAAACATGATATGAAGCGACAAGCCCGCTCGATGAAGGAGGCCGCCAATACGATGGACGTGCAGCGTCATTCCATCCAGCTATTGGAA GCCACAATCAAGCGCAAGGAAAAGTCGTGCGGAAGTATGCAGAAAAACGTGCTAAACTATGAGGCACTGATAGCCAAGTTGAACGCCGAACTGGAGACTATGAGGCAACAGAATCTTTACTTCCGTGAGCTCTCCGAAAACCTACAACAGAAGGAGGTGCGGCAACTGGATCGCGGCGTGGCCACCGTGCAGCCGATGCGCATGAAGGCGGATGCCGGG TGTTTTGTATGGGAGTCAGGGACCATCGTCGCACAAGAGCCTTTGCCATTGGAAAGGCAGTCAG ctgcagcaacaaaCAACGTATCCGTGTCCGCAGTACGTTTATCATCAGGGCCACCACCAGACCAGACATACCCAGTTAATGGCCATGACGGCGCCAAGTACGGCGTTCTACAACTATTCGCTGCCAAGCTTCACTGGATTCCGGCAGTACCTTTGGCGCTGGGGCACATAGCCCTCAAGATCATCTTCTTGGCTATGCGGGTGCACTCCTGCCTCCAGATAGCCCATATCCCTCTTAAT GCCAATCGAGATCTTGGCGCCCAACTTGCGGATAAGATTTGCGAGCTGCAGGACGCCCAGGAGAAGCTCAAGGAGCGCGAACGCATCCACGAGCAGGCGTGCCGCACCATTCAGAAGCTGATGCAAAAGCTGAGCAGCCAAGAGAAGGAGATAAAGAAACTTAATCAGGAGAACGAACAGTCGGCAAACAAGGAG AACGACTGCGCTAAGACGGTAATTTCGCCATCCTCCAGCGGCCGTTCCATGAGTGACAACGAGGCCAGCTCCCACGAAATGTCCACCAACCTCAGGGTGCGCTACGAACTAAAGATCAAAGAGCAGGAGGAGAAGATAAAGCAGTTGGAGACGGAAGTAAAGAAGAAGACTGCGAATCTGCAAAACCTGGTCAACAAGGAGCTATGGGAGAAAAATCGCGAGGTGGAGCGCCTCACTAAGCTGTTGGCTAACCAACAGAAGACATTGCCGCAGATAAGCGAGGAATCTGCCGGAGAAGCAGATCTGCAGCAATCCTTCACGGAGGCGGAGTACATGAGGACATTGGAGCGAAACAAGCTGCTGCAGCGAAAGGTGGATGTGCTCTTCCAGCGCCTGGCAGACGATCAACAGAACAGTGCTGTGATTGGCCAGTTGCGTTTAGAACTTCAACAAGCTCGCACGGAAGTTGAGACGGCGGATAAGTGGCGTCTTGAATGCGTCGATGTCTGCAGTGTGCTGACGAACCGATTGGAGGAGCTGGCTGGTTTCCTCAACTCTCTGCTGAAGCACAAAGATGTTCTTGGCGTGTTGGCCGCAGATCGACGCAATGCCATGCGTAAGGCTGTGGATCGCAGCTTGGATCTTTCCAAGAGTCTTAATATGACTCTGAATATAACAGCTACATCCTTGGCTGACCAAAGCCTCGCTCAGCTGTGCAATCTATCCGAGATCCTGTACACCGAAGGCGATGCAAGCCACAAAACTTTCAATTCACACGAGGAGCTGCACGCCGCTACTTCGATGGCTCCGACTGTAGAGAACTTAAAGGCCGAGAACAAGGCTCTGAAAAAAGAGTTGGAAAAGCGACGCAGCTCAGAAGGACAGAGAAAGGAGCGCCGCTCCTTACCGCTGCCCTCTCAACAGTTGGATAACCAGAGCGAGTCAGAGGCCTGGTCAGAGCCTGACCGCAAGGTTTCGTTGGCACGCATTGGCCTGGACGAAACCTCCAACAGCTTGGCGGCGCCTGAGCAGGCGGTCAGCGAGTCGGAGAGCGAGGGAAGAACCTGCGCTACCCGTCAGGATCGCAATCGCAACAGCGAGCGTATTGCCCAGCTGGAGGAGCAAATTTCCCAGAAAGACGAACGTATGCTTAATGTGCAATGCCAAATGGTTGAGCTGGACAATCGATATAAGCAGGAGCAATTGCGCTGCCTGGATATCACTCAACAATTGGAGCAATTGCGAGTTATCAACGAAGCTCTGACTGCGGACCTTCAAGCTATAGGATCACACGAAGAGGAACGCATGGTCGAGTTGCAACGCCAGCTGGAGCTTAAGAACGAGCAGATTGATCAACTAAAACTGGCCCACAGCACTCTGACGGCAGATTCGCAGATAACCGATATGGAACTGCAGGCATTGCAGCAGCAAATGCAGGAAATAGAGCAGCAGCACGCCGATTCAGTGGAAACCCTGCAATCTCAGCTACAAAAACTCAAACTAGATGCCGAGCAGCAGCTAGCAGAGCACGAGCGCCTGCATCGCGAGGCTCTGGAACGCGACTGGGTGGCACTGACCACTTACCAGGAGCAGGCTCAACAGTTGTTGGAACTGCAACGATCCCTGGACTATCACCAAGAAAACGAGAAGGAGCTGAAGCAGACGCTTGTCGAGTACGAGCTGGCCACGCGGGCCCTCAAAAAGCAGCTGGACGAAAGCACTCTGCAGGCATCCAAGGCGGTGATGGAGCGCACGAAGGCCTACAACGACAAGCTGCAATTGGAGAAGCGTTCCGAGGAGTTGAGGCTGCAACTGGAGGCGCTCAAGAAAGAGCAGCAAAAGCTGCTGCAGAAGCGCTCCAACAGCAGCGACGTTTCCCAGTCCGGTTACACATCCGAAGAGGTGGCGGTGCCCATGGGGCCACCCTCGGGTCAGGCTACAACGTGCAAGCAGGCCGCTGCCGCAGTGGTGGGCCAGAGGGTGAACACATCATCTCCCGATCTGGGCATAGAAAGCGATGCCGGCAGAATATCCAGCGTAGAAGTATCCAACGCCCAGCGAGCGATGCTCAAGACTGTAGAGATGAAAACGGAGGGGTCAGCGAGCACAAGGGCAAAGTCAGAGG AATCTACTTCACCGGACAGCAAGAGCAACGTGGCAACTGGTGGTGCAGCCACAGTACACGACTGTGCCAAGGTAGATCTTGAAAACGCCGAGTTGCGGCGCAAACTAATCCGCACCAAGCGCGCATTTGAAGACACCTACGAAAAGTTGCGTATGGCTAACAAAGCAAAAGCACAAGTTGAGAAAGACATCAAAAATCAAATACTAAAAACGCACAATGTGCTGCGAAACGTTCGCTCAAACATGGAGAATGAGTTATAA
- the LOC6609005 gene encoding centrosomin isoform X3: protein MDQSKQVLRDYCGDGNGTCTSSLKEITLIETVTSFLEENGASEIDKRVLRKLAEALSKSIDDTSPGALQDVTMENSYASFDVPRPPGGGNSPLPPQGRSVRELEEQMSALRKENFNLKLRIYFLEEGQPGARADSSSDSLSKQLIDAKIEIATLRKTIDVKMELLKDAARAISHHEELQRKADLESQAIIDELQEQINAYQVAESGGQPVENIARTRKILSLESEVQRLEEELVNSEARNVAARNELEFMLAERMESLTACEGKIQELAIKNSELVERIEKETASAESSNANRDLGAQLADKICELQDAQEKLKERERIHEQACRTIQKLMQKLSSQEKEIKKLNQENEQSANKENDCAKTVISPSSSGRSMSDNEASSHEMSTNLRVRYELKIKEQEEKIKQLETEVKKKTANLQNLVNKELWEKNREVERLTKLLANQQKTLPQISEESAGEADLQQSFTEAEYMRTLERNKLLQRKVDVLFQRLADDQQNSAVIGQLRLELQQARTEVETADKWRLECVDVCSVLTNRLEELAGFLNSLLKHKDVLGVLAADRRNAMRKAVDRSLDLSKSLNMTLNITATSLADQSLAQLCNLSEILYTEGDASHKTFNSHEELHAATSMAPTVENLKAENKALKKELEKRRSSEGQRKERRSLPLPSQQLDNQSESEAWSEPDRKVSLARIGLDETSNSLAAPEQAVSESESEGRTCATRQDRNRNSERIAQLEEQISQKDERMLNVQCQMVELDNRYKQEQLRCLDITQQLEQLRVINEALTADLQAIGSHEEERMVELQRQLELKNEQIDQLKLAHSTLTADSQITDMELQALQQQMQEIEQQHADSVETLQSQLQKLKLDAEQQLAEHERLHREALERDWVALTTYQEQAQQLLELQRSLDYHQENEKELKQTLVEYELATRALKKQLDESTLQASKAVMERTKAYNDKLQLEKRSEELRLQLEALKKEQQKLLQKRSNSSDVSQSGYTSEEVAVPMGPPSGQATTCKQAAAAVVGQRVNTSSPDLGIESDAGRISSVEVSNAQRAMLKTVEMKTEGSASTRAKSEESTSPDSKSNVATGGAATVHDCAKLTIETDIEIIV, encoded by the exons ATGGACCAGTCTAAGCAGGTTTTGCGGGACTATTGCGGCGACGGCAATGGTACCTGTACATCGTCCTTGAAGGAAATCACTTTGATTGAGACCGTGACCAGTTTTCTGGAGGAGAATGGCGCCTCCGAAATCGACAAAAGGGTCCTGCGCAAACTGGCCGAGGCGCTGTCCAAAAGCATAGACGA CACCAGTCCGGGAGCCCTGCAAGATGTCACCATGGAGAACTCAT ATGCCAGTTTTGACGTTCCGCGACCTCCAGGTGGCGGCAACTCTCCCTTGCCGCCGCAGGGTCGCTCTGTGCGCGAGTTGGAGGAGCAGATGTCCGCGCTGCGTAAGGAGAACTTCAATCTAAAGCTGCGCATCTACTTCCTGGAGGAGGGTCAGCCGGGTGCCCGAGCAGACAGTTCCTCAGACTCCTTAAGCAAACAGCTCATCGATGCCAAGATCGAAATCGCGACGTTGAGAAAAACCATCGATGTAAAGATGGAGCTGCTCAAGGATGCCGCTCGAGCCATTTCTCACCACGAGGAATTGCAGCGCAAAGCGGACTTAGAAAGCCAGGCAATAATCGACGAGTTGCAAGAGCAAATAAACGCCTATCAG GTGGCGGAGTCTGGTGGTCAACCTGTCGAAAATATTGCTAGAACCAGGAAAATTCTGAGCCTTGAATCGGAGGTGCAGAGATTGGAGGAGGAACTGGTGAATAGCGAAGCTCGTAACGTAGCGGCCCGGAACGAGCTGGAATTCATGTTGGCCGAGCGCATGGAATCCCTAACAGCCTGTGAGGGCAAGATTCAAGAGCTGGCCATCAAGAATTCCGAACTGGTAGAGCGTATTGAAAAGGAAACAGCATCCGCCGAGTCATCCAAC GCCAATCGAGATCTTGGCGCCCAACTTGCGGATAAGATTTGCGAGCTGCAGGACGCCCAGGAGAAGCTCAAGGAGCGCGAACGCATCCACGAGCAGGCGTGCCGCACCATTCAGAAGCTGATGCAAAAGCTGAGCAGCCAAGAGAAGGAGATAAAGAAACTTAATCAGGAGAACGAACAGTCGGCAAACAAGGAG AACGACTGCGCTAAGACGGTAATTTCGCCATCCTCCAGCGGCCGTTCCATGAGTGACAACGAGGCCAGCTCCCACGAAATGTCCACCAACCTCAGGGTGCGCTACGAACTAAAGATCAAAGAGCAGGAGGAGAAGATAAAGCAGTTGGAGACGGAAGTAAAGAAGAAGACTGCGAATCTGCAAAACCTGGTCAACAAGGAGCTATGGGAGAAAAATCGCGAGGTGGAGCGCCTCACTAAGCTGTTGGCTAACCAACAGAAGACATTGCCGCAGATAAGCGAGGAATCTGCCGGAGAAGCAGATCTGCAGCAATCCTTCACGGAGGCGGAGTACATGAGGACATTGGAGCGAAACAAGCTGCTGCAGCGAAAGGTGGATGTGCTCTTCCAGCGCCTGGCAGACGATCAACAGAACAGTGCTGTGATTGGCCAGTTGCGTTTAGAACTTCAACAAGCTCGCACGGAAGTTGAGACGGCGGATAAGTGGCGTCTTGAATGCGTCGATGTCTGCAGTGTGCTGACGAACCGATTGGAGGAGCTGGCTGGTTTCCTCAACTCTCTGCTGAAGCACAAAGATGTTCTTGGCGTGTTGGCCGCAGATCGACGCAATGCCATGCGTAAGGCTGTGGATCGCAGCTTGGATCTTTCCAAGAGTCTTAATATGACTCTGAATATAACAGCTACATCCTTGGCTGACCAAAGCCTCGCTCAGCTGTGCAATCTATCCGAGATCCTGTACACCGAAGGCGATGCAAGCCACAAAACTTTCAATTCACACGAGGAGCTGCACGCCGCTACTTCGATGGCTCCGACTGTAGAGAACTTAAAGGCCGAGAACAAGGCTCTGAAAAAAGAGTTGGAAAAGCGACGCAGCTCAGAAGGACAGAGAAAGGAGCGCCGCTCCTTACCGCTGCCCTCTCAACAGTTGGATAACCAGAGCGAGTCAGAGGCCTGGTCAGAGCCTGACCGCAAGGTTTCGTTGGCACGCATTGGCCTGGACGAAACCTCCAACAGCTTGGCGGCGCCTGAGCAGGCGGTCAGCGAGTCGGAGAGCGAGGGAAGAACCTGCGCTACCCGTCAGGATCGCAATCGCAACAGCGAGCGTATTGCCCAGCTGGAGGAGCAAATTTCCCAGAAAGACGAACGTATGCTTAATGTGCAATGCCAAATGGTTGAGCTGGACAATCGATATAAGCAGGAGCAATTGCGCTGCCTGGATATCACTCAACAATTGGAGCAATTGCGAGTTATCAACGAAGCTCTGACTGCGGACCTTCAAGCTATAGGATCACACGAAGAGGAACGCATGGTCGAGTTGCAACGCCAGCTGGAGCTTAAGAACGAGCAGATTGATCAACTAAAACTGGCCCACAGCACTCTGACGGCAGATTCGCAGATAACCGATATGGAACTGCAGGCATTGCAGCAGCAAATGCAGGAAATAGAGCAGCAGCACGCCGATTCAGTGGAAACCCTGCAATCTCAGCTACAAAAACTCAAACTAGATGCCGAGCAGCAGCTAGCAGAGCACGAGCGCCTGCATCGCGAGGCTCTGGAACGCGACTGGGTGGCACTGACCACTTACCAGGAGCAGGCTCAACAGTTGTTGGAACTGCAACGATCCCTGGACTATCACCAAGAAAACGAGAAGGAGCTGAAGCAGACGCTTGTCGAGTACGAGCTGGCCACGCGGGCCCTCAAAAAGCAGCTGGACGAAAGCACTCTGCAGGCATCCAAGGCGGTGATGGAGCGCACGAAGGCCTACAACGACAAGCTGCAATTGGAGAAGCGTTCCGAGGAGTTGAGGCTGCAACTGGAGGCGCTCAAGAAAGAGCAGCAAAAGCTGCTGCAGAAGCGCTCCAACAGCAGCGACGTTTCCCAGTCCGGTTACACATCCGAAGAGGTGGCGGTGCCCATGGGGCCACCCTCGGGTCAGGCTACAACGTGCAAGCAGGCCGCTGCCGCAGTGGTGGGCCAGAGGGTGAACACATCATCTCCCGATCTGGGCATAGAAAGCGATGCCGGCAGAATATCCAGCGTAGAAGTATCCAACGCCCAGCGAGCGATGCTCAAGACTGTAGAGATGAAAACGGAGGGGTCAGCGAGCACAAGGGCAAAGTCAGAGG AATCTACTTCACCGGACAGCAAGAGCAACGTGGCAACTGGTGGTGCAGCCACAGTACACGACTGTGCCAAG TTAACCATCGAAACGGATATTGAAATAATTGTTTGA